In the genome of Hymenobacter taeanensis, one region contains:
- the dnaE gene encoding DNA polymerase III subunit alpha, producing the protein MPVFSHLHSHTQYSLLDGQASIGALMKKAQADGMPAVALTDHGNMFGAFNFVAEANKYNVKPIVGCEFYMVEDRHKKAFSREKGERDKRYHQLLLAKDQAGYHNLAKLCSMSFIEGVYSKFPRIDKEILLKYHEGLIATSCCIGAEIPQAILFESEAKAEELLKWWLDVFEDDYYIEIQRHGLMNFDGTGKSQEDVNQVLLGLAKKYNVKVICTNDSHYVDQTDFAPHDILLCVNTGEEHSIPVGDFQTQYFRLISQDNKVLYDHLDNLRPLSGQDASIRRQLQRIDEEAQSPKPRARFGFANDQFYFKTQEEMNALFADVPESVDNTNEIVDKITPPKLQRDILLPNFPLPPEHPTADAFLRHLTFKGAFEGPKARYSERTPEIEERLDYELRVIETMGFAGYFLITQDFINHGRNIGVAVGPGRGSAAGSAVAYCIGITNIDPIKYSLLFERFLNPERVSMPDIDIDFDDVNRQRVIDYVVDKYGKTQVAQIITFGTMAAKSSIKDVSRAMDLPLPVANDLVKMVPDQVGTTLQKAFAENQELDMIRRDDAPDNLRGQILRLAEKLEGSVRNTGIHAAGVIIAPDDITKYIPVSTSKDSDLLVTQFDGKVIESAGMLKMDFLGLKTLTIIVDAINLIEKNHGVKIDIDAIPIDDQKTYELYQRGDTIGTFQFESEGMRMYLKDLKPTNIEDLIAMNALYRPGPMQFIPNFINRKHGKEPVEYPHELLEPILNYSQGIMVYQEQIMQTAQILAGYSLGGADLLRRAMGKKDMKKMALEREKFCEGAEKLHGIKPKKANEVFDVMEKFAAYGFNRSHSAAYSVVAYQTGYLKAHYPAEYMAAVLTNNMGDIKKVTFFIEEARKQGVAVLGPDVNESILKFNVNSQGQIRFGMAAVKGAGEAAVEEIVQERDKNGPYSDIFDFSRRVNLRAVNKKTFESLAQAGAFDSFERYHRRQYIEAPSNDQNVIEKAMRVGQQHQAAKESAQQSLFGGGGDMMAIPMPKIVDMEPWSPTEKLRREKEVVGFYLSGHPLDDFKLEIDSYCTCGLDKVENYKNRDVTVAGLISNVLFKTTKTGQPFVSFNIEDYESSLNLALFRDDYSKFSALINPRNYDKEQVPPMFIRGKYAQRFRDSDQFEFKILTMEPLFNVAEKLANGVRVQLDLRTITEPFMDRFMEAVEGCAGSKKLEIKFAEPHEHLAVDTYSRRYRIEPKEFIRKMREMEIDACQLI; encoded by the coding sequence ATGCCCGTCTTCTCACATCTTCACTCTCACACGCAATATTCCCTTCTTGATGGCCAGGCCAGCATCGGCGCCCTCATGAAAAAGGCCCAGGCCGATGGGATGCCTGCCGTTGCTCTCACCGACCACGGTAATATGTTCGGGGCGTTCAACTTTGTAGCGGAAGCCAACAAATATAACGTGAAGCCCATTGTAGGGTGCGAGTTCTATATGGTGGAAGACCGGCACAAAAAGGCCTTCAGCCGCGAGAAGGGCGAGCGGGACAAGCGCTACCACCAGCTTCTGCTGGCCAAAGACCAGGCCGGCTACCACAACTTGGCCAAGCTTTGCTCCATGAGCTTTATCGAAGGGGTGTACTCCAAATTCCCCCGCATCGATAAGGAGATACTACTCAAGTATCATGAAGGACTGATTGCTACCTCCTGCTGCATTGGTGCTGAGATTCCGCAGGCTATTCTGTTTGAGAGCGAGGCCAAAGCCGAAGAGTTGCTGAAGTGGTGGCTGGATGTGTTTGAGGACGACTACTACATCGAGATTCAGCGCCACGGGCTGATGAACTTTGATGGCACGGGCAAGAGCCAGGAAGACGTAAACCAGGTGCTGCTAGGCCTGGCCAAGAAATACAACGTGAAGGTTATCTGCACCAACGACTCGCACTACGTTGACCAGACCGACTTCGCCCCCCATGATATTCTGCTCTGCGTGAACACCGGGGAAGAGCACAGCATCCCGGTTGGTGACTTCCAGACGCAGTATTTCCGCCTGATTTCCCAGGACAACAAGGTACTCTACGACCACCTCGATAACCTGCGTCCCCTGTCGGGTCAGGATGCCAGCATCCGGCGGCAGCTGCAGCGCATTGATGAGGAAGCGCAAAGCCCCAAGCCGCGGGCCCGCTTCGGCTTTGCCAACGACCAGTTCTACTTCAAGACCCAGGAGGAGATGAACGCGCTGTTCGCCGATGTGCCAGAAAGCGTGGACAACACCAACGAGATTGTAGATAAGATCACGCCGCCCAAGCTGCAGCGTGATATTCTACTTCCCAACTTTCCCCTCCCTCCCGAGCACCCCACCGCCGACGCCTTCCTGCGTCACCTTACCTTCAAAGGCGCCTTCGAGGGGCCTAAAGCCCGGTACTCGGAGCGGACGCCCGAGATTGAGGAGCGCCTCGACTACGAGTTGCGCGTGATTGAAACCATGGGCTTCGCGGGGTACTTCCTCATCACCCAGGACTTTATTAACCACGGCCGCAACATTGGCGTGGCCGTAGGCCCGGGCCGGGGCTCGGCGGCGGGCTCGGCAGTGGCCTACTGCATTGGTATCACCAACATTGACCCGATTAAGTACTCGCTGCTGTTTGAGCGCTTCCTGAATCCGGAGCGGGTGTCCATGCCCGATATTGATATTGACTTCGACGACGTGAACCGTCAGCGGGTAATTGACTACGTAGTAGATAAGTACGGCAAGACCCAGGTAGCCCAGATTATTACCTTTGGTACCATGGCCGCCAAGTCCAGCATCAAGGACGTGTCGCGGGCCATGGACTTGCCCCTGCCGGTAGCCAACGACCTGGTGAAGATGGTGCCCGATCAGGTAGGTACTACGCTGCAGAAAGCCTTCGCGGAGAATCAGGAGCTGGACATGATCCGGCGCGATGATGCACCCGACAACCTGCGCGGCCAGATCCTGCGCCTCGCCGAGAAGCTGGAAGGCTCGGTGCGCAACACGGGTATCCACGCGGCCGGTGTTATTATCGCTCCCGACGATATTACCAAGTACATCCCCGTTTCCACGTCCAAGGACTCGGACCTGCTCGTTACGCAGTTCGACGGCAAAGTAATTGAGTCGGCGGGGATGCTGAAGATGGACTTCCTGGGGTTGAAAACGCTCACGATTATCGTGGACGCCATAAACCTCATTGAGAAGAACCACGGCGTCAAAATCGATATTGACGCTATTCCGATTGACGACCAGAAAACCTACGAGCTCTACCAGCGCGGAGACACGATTGGTACGTTCCAGTTTGAATCGGAGGGCATGCGCATGTACCTCAAGGACCTCAAGCCCACCAACATTGAGGACCTGATTGCCATGAACGCCCTGTACCGCCCGGGCCCGATGCAGTTCATCCCGAACTTCATTAACCGCAAGCACGGCAAGGAGCCGGTAGAATACCCACATGAGCTGCTGGAGCCCATCCTGAACTACTCCCAGGGCATTATGGTGTACCAGGAGCAGATCATGCAGACGGCCCAGATTCTGGCCGGCTACTCCCTCGGTGGCGCCGACCTGCTGCGCCGGGCTATGGGTAAGAAGGACATGAAGAAGATGGCCCTGGAGCGGGAGAAATTCTGCGAAGGCGCCGAGAAGCTGCACGGCATCAAGCCCAAGAAGGCCAACGAGGTGTTCGACGTGATGGAGAAGTTTGCGGCCTACGGCTTCAACCGCTCCCACTCCGCCGCCTACTCGGTAGTGGCCTACCAGACCGGCTACCTCAAGGCCCACTACCCCGCCGAGTACATGGCCGCCGTGCTCACCAACAACATGGGCGACATCAAGAAGGTGACGTTCTTTATTGAGGAAGCCCGCAAGCAAGGCGTGGCCGTACTAGGCCCCGACGTGAATGAATCCATCCTGAAGTTCAATGTGAACAGCCAGGGTCAGATTCGTTTCGGGATGGCGGCCGTGAAGGGCGCCGGTGAAGCGGCCGTGGAGGAGATTGTGCAGGAACGCGATAAAAACGGCCCCTATTCCGATATTTTCGACTTCTCACGCCGCGTGAACTTACGCGCCGTGAACAAAAAGACCTTCGAGAGCCTGGCCCAGGCCGGTGCCTTCGACTCGTTTGAGCGCTACCACCGTCGCCAGTACATTGAGGCGCCCTCCAATGACCAGAACGTTATTGAGAAGGCCATGCGCGTAGGCCAGCAGCACCAGGCCGCCAAAGAGTCGGCGCAGCAGAGCCTCTTTGGCGGCGGCGGTGATATGATGGCCATCCCCATGCCCAAGATTGTGGACATGGAGCCCTGGAGCCCCACCGAGAAGTTGCGCCGCGAGAAAGAGGTAGTTGGCTTCTACCTGTCAGGCCACCCGCTCGATGACTTCAAGCTGGAAATTGACTCGTACTGCACCTGTGGCCTAGATAAGGTGGAGAACTACAAGAACCGCGACGTAACGGTGGCCGGCTTGATTTCAAACGTGCTGTTCAAGACCACCAAAACGGGTCAGCCATTCGTGAGCTTTAACATTGAAGACTACGAATCAAGCCTGAACCTGGCCCTCTTCCGCGACGACTACTCCAAGTTCTCGGCCCTGATTAACCCGCGTAACTACGATAAGGAGCAGGTGCCGCCCATGTTCATCCGGGGCAAATACGCCCAGCGCTTCCGCGACTCAGACCAGTTTGAGTTTAAGATTCTGACTATGGAGCCCCTGTTTAACGTGGCTGAAAAGCTGGCCAACGGGGTGCGGGTGCAACTAGACCTGCGCACCATCACGGAGCCGTTCATGGACCGCTTTATGGAAGCCGTGGAAGGCTGCGCAGGCTCTAAGAAGCTGGAAATTAAGTTTGCGGAGCCCCATGAGCATCTGGCCGTAGACACCTACTCGCGCCGGTACCGCATTGAGCCGAAAGAGTTTATTCGGAAGATGCGCGAAATGGAAATTGACGCCTGCCAGCTGATTTAA
- the trxA gene encoding thioredoxin, translated as MGHKAIEITDANFDQIINSDKPVLVDFWAEWCGPCRMVGPVVEELAGEYEGKAVIGKVDVDANPQTSAKFGIRSIPTLLVFKNGQIVDKQVGAVPKHVLAQKLDAQVTA; from the coding sequence ATGGGACATAAAGCCATCGAAATTACCGATGCTAACTTCGACCAGATCATCAACTCCGACAAACCCGTGCTCGTGGATTTCTGGGCCGAGTGGTGCGGTCCGTGCCGCATGGTAGGGCCGGTAGTAGAAGAACTGGCTGGTGAATACGAAGGCAAAGCCGTTATTGGCAAAGTTGACGTAGACGCTAACCCTCAGACTTCAGCCAAATTTGGTATCCGTAGCATCCCCACCCTGCTTGTTTTCAAAAACGGGCAGATTGTAGATAAGCAAGTAGGTGCCGTTCCGAAGCACGTGCTGGCTCAAAAGCTCGATGCTCAGGTTACTGCGTAA
- a CDS encoding energy transducer TonB: protein MKGLVSALLVLVSFPFWASAQSLPAIYLNDHDEVTVPDSATHYRVVDRKSELLGTYTMQEYALNGTLLLRGVLSSIDPPVRNGLFTWYHPSGTKAGQVHYRDDEANGLYVGWYEDGRVSQRGEYNDGQRVGRWISVHRNGQKRSEGRYHTGRLVGEWHYYYNTGQLSAIALPDRQGKPLALAFFNQDGSPYMGKVQVRQLPQFPGGQEALLNYVARNTTYPKNSRRKGITGTVYVSYTVGEDGRVGQVRVVRGLSPDADQEACRVVASLPAFEPGREYNLPTAMTFTMPINFAPSFALLKGVRPVQVPPTEARATNPDDE from the coding sequence ATGAAAGGCCTTGTCAGTGCTTTACTCGTGTTGGTCAGTTTTCCGTTCTGGGCGTCGGCTCAGAGTTTGCCGGCCATCTATCTGAATGATCATGACGAGGTTACAGTACCGGATAGCGCTACCCATTACAGGGTTGTAGACCGCAAAAGTGAGCTGTTGGGCACTTATACTATGCAGGAATATGCCCTCAACGGTACGTTGCTGTTACGAGGAGTGCTGTCTTCCATTGACCCACCCGTTCGCAACGGCTTGTTCACGTGGTATCACCCCTCAGGTACCAAGGCCGGGCAAGTACATTACCGCGACGACGAAGCTAATGGCTTGTACGTGGGCTGGTATGAGGATGGCCGGGTAAGCCAGCGCGGAGAGTATAACGACGGCCAGCGCGTAGGCCGCTGGATTAGCGTGCACCGCAACGGCCAGAAACGCTCTGAGGGGCGCTACCACACCGGCCGGCTGGTTGGGGAGTGGCATTACTACTACAACACGGGCCAGCTTAGCGCTATTGCCCTGCCAGACCGCCAAGGCAAGCCCCTGGCTCTGGCCTTTTTCAACCAGGATGGCTCGCCTTACATGGGGAAAGTGCAGGTGCGGCAGCTACCCCAATTTCCTGGCGGACAAGAAGCCCTGCTGAACTACGTTGCTCGCAATACCACGTACCCAAAAAACTCGCGCCGGAAGGGTATTACGGGTACGGTGTATGTGAGCTATACCGTGGGCGAGGATGGCCGCGTAGGCCAGGTACGAGTGGTGCGGGGCCTCTCACCCGATGCCGACCAGGAGGCTTGCCGGGTAGTAGCAAGCTTGCCTGCTTTCGAGCCCGGCCGCGAGTATAACCTCCCAACGGCCATGACCTTTACCATGCCCATAAACTTTGCTCCCAGCTTTGCGCTGCTCAAAGGCGTGCGCCCCGTACAGGTGCCCCCCACGGAGGCCCGTGCCACCAACCCCGACGACGAATAA
- a CDS encoding AsnC family transcriptional regulator — MARNYELDDTDRNILALLIEDAKMPYTEIARKVHVSGGTVHVRMARLEELGIVQGATLKIDYQKLGYGVRAFLGIYLLKSSVYNSVVDQLRQIPEVVSIDFTTGAYGIFARLICRDTNHLRDVLHGQIQLIEGIERTETLISLEEAFNRPIQLL; from the coding sequence ATGGCCCGCAATTACGAACTTGACGACACCGACCGCAACATTTTAGCCTTGCTTATTGAAGATGCTAAGATGCCTTACACAGAAATTGCCCGTAAGGTGCACGTATCCGGTGGTACAGTGCATGTGCGTATGGCTCGTTTAGAAGAGCTAGGCATTGTACAGGGAGCAACGCTGAAAATTGATTACCAGAAGCTTGGGTATGGTGTTCGGGCTTTTTTGGGTATTTATTTATTAAAAAGCTCCGTGTATAATAGCGTAGTAGATCAACTGCGCCAAATTCCAGAAGTGGTTAGCATTGACTTCACTACCGGAGCCTATGGCATATTTGCCCGCTTAATTTGCCGCGATACTAATCACCTGCGCGATGTGCTACACGGCCAGATTCAGCTGATTGAAGGCATTGAACGCACAGAAACATTGATATCTCTGGAGGAGGCATTTAACCGGCCAATTCAATTACTGTAG
- a CDS encoding protein-disulfide reductase DsbD family protein has protein sequence MQLLKIFRLTVVLVLLSAYSTLAQVTTPTKLSTTVSKTDLKVGDEVELIVNARIQDTWHLYATNFDPDLGPTVFTFSFTKSPAYELVGTPKSVGAQKHYDDVFKGDVTYFEKTGVIKQRIRVLQPGSLTIKAEAEYQSCTDVDGRCIPGNDPLSFGPLEVTGVAIAPSATPASPSQGAQGTTTPAPATTAASATTAPQPATAATLSDTAAQAGTTPAVTADAAVVAPDATPQGAVASTVLQDTKPAGTGLSLWKYLLLAFGAGLVAVLMPCVYPMLPMTVSYFTNNSRSRSEAITKALVYGLSIVSIYTGVGVVLSLLFGADAANLISSHWLPNLLSFVIFIIFGMSFLGLFEINAPSSLVNKVDAQADKGGWSGLFFMAATLVLVSFSCTVPIVGSVAIAAATGELLRPTLGMLAFSTAFALPFFLFALFPTWLKSMPRSGGWLNTLKVVLGFVELGMAFKFLSSADLSYHWGLLPRPIFLAIWIVLAGLLGLYLLGKFRLSHDSETTHVSVPRLLMSAVAFSFMLYMVPGLFGAPLNGLSALVPPATRQDYAWLSANAAPVTATAGAMELCSTPRFAETLELPHNLSGYFTLQEALACARQQGKPVFVDFTGHNCGNCRVMEATVWSDPRVLKRLQNDFVLVALYADDKTELPPSQWYTSPRDQRVKKTIGEQNLDFQITRFNMNAQPYYALLDPSSTLEKPITLAPSVAYESDVTKFVAFLDAGVARYKQQAQAVAQQ, from the coding sequence ATGCAACTCTTGAAAATATTTCGGCTGACCGTGGTGCTGGTGCTGCTTAGCGCCTACAGTACCCTTGCTCAGGTTACCACGCCTACCAAGCTAAGCACCACAGTAAGTAAAACAGACCTGAAAGTGGGCGATGAGGTAGAGCTCATCGTGAACGCCCGCATTCAGGACACTTGGCACCTCTACGCCACCAACTTCGACCCTGATCTGGGGCCTACCGTTTTTACCTTTAGCTTCACCAAAAGCCCGGCTTACGAACTGGTAGGGACCCCTAAGTCGGTGGGAGCGCAGAAGCATTATGACGATGTGTTCAAGGGCGACGTCACGTACTTTGAAAAAACCGGGGTTATTAAACAGCGGATTCGGGTGCTACAGCCCGGCTCCCTTACCATTAAGGCAGAGGCGGAGTACCAGAGCTGCACCGATGTAGATGGGCGCTGCATTCCCGGCAACGACCCGCTTTCGTTTGGCCCCCTGGAAGTAACCGGCGTAGCCATAGCGCCCTCCGCCACGCCGGCCAGCCCCAGCCAGGGCGCGCAGGGTACCACCACGCCGGCTCCTGCTACCACTGCTGCTTCAGCTACTACTGCCCCCCAACCCGCTACTGCAGCAACCCTTTCTGATACCGCAGCCCAAGCCGGCACTACGCCAGCCGTAACGGCAGATGCCGCCGTAGTAGCACCAGATGCCACTCCGCAGGGCGCGGTGGCCAGTACGGTTCTGCAAGACACTAAGCCCGCCGGAACTGGCCTAAGCCTCTGGAAGTACTTGCTGCTGGCCTTTGGTGCCGGTTTGGTGGCTGTGCTAATGCCCTGCGTGTACCCCATGCTACCCATGACGGTATCGTACTTCACCAATAACAGCCGCAGCCGCAGCGAGGCCATTACCAAGGCCCTGGTTTACGGCCTGTCTATTGTGAGTATTTACACCGGAGTGGGCGTAGTGCTTAGCCTGCTGTTTGGGGCCGATGCGGCTAACCTTATCAGCTCCCACTGGCTCCCCAACCTACTCTCGTTCGTTATCTTTATCATCTTCGGCATGTCATTCCTAGGCCTGTTCGAGATTAACGCCCCCAGCAGCCTGGTAAATAAAGTAGACGCGCAAGCAGACAAAGGAGGCTGGTCGGGGCTGTTTTTTATGGCCGCTACGCTGGTGCTCGTGTCCTTCTCCTGCACGGTGCCCATCGTAGGCTCGGTGGCTATTGCCGCCGCTACTGGAGAGCTGCTGCGCCCCACGCTGGGCATGCTGGCCTTTTCTACTGCCTTCGCGCTGCCGTTCTTTCTGTTTGCCCTTTTTCCTACCTGGCTTAAGTCAATGCCCCGTTCGGGAGGCTGGCTGAATACTTTGAAAGTGGTGCTGGGTTTCGTAGAGCTGGGCATGGCCTTCAAGTTCTTGAGCTCCGCCGATTTATCGTACCACTGGGGCCTGCTGCCGCGCCCGATATTCCTGGCCATCTGGATTGTGCTGGCTGGCCTGCTAGGCCTGTACCTGCTCGGCAAATTCCGGTTGTCTCATGACAGCGAAACCACCCATGTAAGTGTACCGCGCCTGCTAATGTCGGCGGTGGCTTTCTCGTTTATGCTCTACATGGTGCCGGGCCTGTTTGGTGCTCCGCTCAACGGGCTCTCAGCACTAGTGCCACCCGCCACCCGCCAAGACTATGCGTGGCTAAGCGCTAACGCGGCCCCTGTAACGGCTACAGCAGGGGCAATGGAGCTATGTAGCACGCCTCGCTTCGCCGAGACGCTGGAACTACCTCATAACCTCTCAGGGTACTTCACGCTGCAAGAGGCGCTGGCCTGCGCCCGCCAGCAAGGCAAGCCCGTGTTTGTAGACTTCACGGGGCATAACTGCGGCAACTGCCGCGTAATGGAAGCCACCGTCTGGAGCGATCCGCGCGTGCTGAAGCGCCTGCAAAACGACTTTGTGCTGGTGGCTCTCTACGCTGATGATAAGACCGAGCTGCCGCCCAGCCAATGGTACACTTCTCCGCGTGACCAGCGCGTAAAGAAGACCATAGGTGAGCAAAACCTCGACTTCCAGATCACGCGCTTCAACATGAATGCCCAGCCGTATTACGCACTGCTTGACCCCAGTAGCACGCTGGAGAAACCCATCACATTAGCCCCGTCGGTGGCCTATGAGTCGGATGTCACCAAGTTTGTTGCGTTTCTGGATGCTGGCGTAGCGCGCTACAAGCAGCAAGCCCAGGCCGTAGCTCAGCAGTAG
- a CDS encoding hemolysin family protein, whose product MILNILFTVLLVLLNGFFVAAEFAFVKVRISQIEIKAQSGNRLAKLVQKMLQDLNFYLSATQLGITLASLALGWIGESVVAEIVMAIIDKFHITLSTVAVHQISLVTSFSIITVLHIVLGEQAPKVMAIQKPESTTVAIAVPLYAFAWVMKPFIWILNKLSNMVAGLFGGHVTHGPEAHSADELRLLLDQSKQSGEIQDSEHELIENVFQFNDRMVKQIMVPRTKIAAIDVNLPQDALLETVYNEGYSRIPVYEGNIDNIVGVLYVKDLLQIIRRNEPILVQKIMRPAYFVPETKKINRLLRQFQRKHMHMAVVSDEFGGVSGIVTIEDIMEELVGEIQDEYDNEVPVVEKVSDLEYRVNTATPIPDANEYLPYPLPEGDDYETVGGLLNVIYGNIPEVGDVAVLDNYEFRVLKRSRRAVELVQLRVTSQQERATADNEELSL is encoded by the coding sequence ATGATCTTAAATATCTTATTTACCGTTCTGCTGGTGTTGCTGAACGGCTTTTTTGTGGCGGCGGAGTTTGCCTTCGTTAAGGTTCGTATCTCGCAGATTGAGATAAAGGCGCAGAGTGGCAACCGGCTGGCCAAACTGGTGCAGAAGATGCTGCAGGATCTGAACTTCTACCTGTCAGCCACTCAGCTCGGTATTACGCTGGCCTCGCTGGCCCTGGGTTGGATTGGCGAAAGCGTAGTGGCCGAAATAGTGATGGCCATCATCGACAAGTTCCACATCACGCTGTCGACGGTAGCAGTGCACCAGATTTCCCTTGTTACCTCGTTTTCTATTATCACGGTGCTGCACATTGTGTTAGGTGAGCAGGCGCCCAAAGTAATGGCCATTCAAAAACCGGAAAGCACTACCGTGGCTATTGCGGTGCCGCTGTATGCTTTTGCTTGGGTGATGAAGCCGTTCATCTGGATTCTGAACAAGCTCTCCAACATGGTAGCCGGTTTGTTTGGGGGCCACGTAACCCACGGCCCCGAGGCCCACTCTGCCGATGAGCTGCGGCTGCTGCTAGACCAGAGCAAGCAGAGCGGAGAAATTCAGGACTCAGAGCACGAGCTGATTGAAAACGTGTTTCAGTTCAACGACCGGATGGTGAAGCAGATTATGGTGCCCCGCACCAAAATTGCCGCCATCGACGTGAACCTACCTCAGGATGCGCTCCTGGAAACGGTGTACAACGAGGGCTACTCCCGCATTCCGGTGTACGAGGGCAACATCGATAATATTGTGGGGGTGCTGTACGTGAAGGACCTGCTGCAAATTATTCGGCGGAATGAGCCCATTCTCGTGCAGAAGATTATGCGGCCCGCCTATTTCGTGCCGGAAACCAAAAAAATCAACCGCTTGCTGCGCCAGTTTCAGCGCAAGCACATGCACATGGCCGTAGTGAGCGATGAGTTTGGTGGCGTATCGGGCATCGTAACCATCGAGGACATTATGGAGGAGCTGGTAGGCGAAATCCAGGATGAGTATGATAACGAGGTGCCGGTGGTGGAAAAGGTTTCTGACCTCGAATACCGCGTGAACACCGCTACCCCCATTCCCGACGCCAACGAATATCTGCCCTATCCTCTCCCTGAGGGCGACGATTACGAAACGGTGGGTGGCCTACTGAACGTCATCTACGGTAACATTCCGGAAGTTGGTGATGTAGCCGTGCTCGATAACTATGAGTTCCGGGTTCTGAAACGCTCCCGCCGGGCTGTGGAGTTGGTACAACTGCGCGTAACCTCGCAGCAAGAGCGAGCAACTGCTGATAATGAAGAGCTAAGCCTGTAA
- a CDS encoding gamma carbonic anhydrase family protein — protein sequence MPALILPVRGNTPQLGPNCFLADNATLVGEVMLGADCTVWFNAVVRGDVNSIRVGDKTNIQDGAVIHCTYEKAATTIGARVSIGHKAIVHGCTIENDVLIGMGAIVMDHAVVGQGCIIAAGAVVLENTQCEPGYLYAGIPARKIKPVTEEQQATIQRTADNYVLYASWLRVEGE from the coding sequence ATGCCTGCTCTCATTCTGCCCGTTCGGGGCAACACCCCTCAACTAGGCCCCAATTGCTTTCTGGCCGATAATGCTACCCTGGTAGGGGAGGTAATGCTCGGGGCTGACTGCACCGTGTGGTTTAACGCCGTAGTGCGCGGCGACGTGAACAGCATCCGGGTTGGCGACAAAACCAACATTCAGGACGGAGCCGTGATTCACTGCACCTATGAAAAAGCAGCCACCACCATTGGCGCCCGGGTAAGCATCGGGCACAAGGCCATTGTGCACGGCTGCACCATTGAGAATGACGTGCTAATTGGCATGGGCGCTATCGTAATGGATCACGCCGTAGTAGGCCAGGGCTGTATAATTGCCGCCGGCGCGGTAGTGCTGGAGAATACCCAGTGTGAGCCCGGTTACCTCTATGCAGGTATACCCGCTCGAAAAATCAAACCCGTAACGGAAGAACAACAGGCCACCATTCAGCGCACTGCCGATAATTATGTGTTGTACGCTAGTTGGTTACGGGTAGAAGGTGAGTAA
- a CDS encoding radical SAM protein has translation MRLVRHPVLCNYYVTYRCNARCSFCDIWEKPSPYIQLEDVAQNLRDLKRLGVSVIDFTGGEPLLHRQIHEFIGLAHDMGFITTLTTNCLLYPKYAERLRGKVDMLHFSLDASEKEVHDKGRGVACYDFVLESIRVARELGERPDILFTVFRENLHDLEAVYHTIAQPNNLMLILNPAFEYNTVETGEQLTTAELDYLSSFGKRKGVYLNEAFIQLRRDGGNHVANPVCRAASTTLVISPSNELVLPCYHLGEQKFPIEGRLHELYQSEPVQRLAALEGRLPQCEGCTINCYMQPSFAVETSKYFWQALPSTVKYNWEKGTWKRMLTR, from the coding sequence ATGCGTCTTGTTCGTCATCCGGTTCTGTGTAATTACTACGTCACCTATCGGTGCAATGCGCGGTGTTCTTTCTGTGATATCTGGGAGAAACCCTCGCCCTATATCCAGCTGGAAGACGTAGCCCAGAACCTGCGCGACTTAAAGCGCCTGGGCGTTTCGGTGATTGACTTCACGGGCGGCGAGCCTCTGCTACACCGTCAGATTCATGAGTTTATTGGCCTGGCCCACGACATGGGCTTTATCACAACGCTCACTACCAATTGCTTGCTCTACCCAAAGTACGCAGAACGGCTGCGTGGCAAAGTTGATATGCTGCACTTCTCTCTGGATGCTTCGGAGAAAGAAGTGCATGACAAAGGCCGAGGAGTGGCCTGCTATGACTTTGTGCTGGAAAGCATTCGGGTGGCGCGGGAGTTGGGTGAGCGGCCTGATATACTATTCACCGTATTTCGGGAAAATCTCCACGATCTGGAGGCCGTGTACCACACCATTGCGCAGCCCAACAACCTGATGCTGATTCTCAACCCGGCATTTGAGTACAACACCGTAGAAACCGGGGAGCAGCTCACCACCGCAGAGTTGGATTACCTCTCTAGCTTTGGTAAGCGGAAGGGAGTGTACCTGAACGAGGCGTTCATACAGCTACGCCGCGACGGGGGGAACCATGTGGCCAACCCGGTATGCCGGGCTGCCAGCACTACCCTGGTTATTTCTCCCTCCAATGAGCTGGTGCTGCCCTGCTACCACTTGGGGGAGCAGAAGTTTCCCATTGAAGGCCGCCTGCACGAGCTATATCAGTCAGAGCCGGTACAACGGTTAGCGGCATTAGAAGGGCGCTTGCCCCAGTGCGAAGGCTGTACCATCAACTGCTACATGCAGCCCAGCTTCGCCGTAGAAACCAGCAAGTATTTCTGGCAGGCGCTACCCAGCACAGTGAAGTATAACTGGGAGAAAGGTACCTGGAAGCGCATGCTGACGCGCTAA